A single region of the Pontimicrobium sp. SW4 genome encodes:
- a CDS encoding M28 family peptidase → MKFRLYSLALITLFTFSCKGQTNNTTQEVETTETIKKSIDLFDADALLERVKYLSLDSLEGRKTGTKGGLIAREYVVSQFKKYGIAPLLEDYTQPFSFEGRRDKKTYEGANVLGLIKGTEHAEKYIVISAHYDHIGINNGEVFNGADDDASGTSAIIAMAEYFKNNPPKHSVVIAAFDAEEMGLQGASHFVKTNTLPKEQIAMNINLDMVGRNDNNELYVVGTNLYKQLQPAIEGLKLPENFKLSVGHDGLDGKQSWIFSSDHGPFHREEIPFLYFGVEDHKDYHKPTDDFENIQPEFYAKAVTAVITVFEKLDEISF, encoded by the coding sequence ATGAAATTTAGACTTTACTCCCTAGCATTAATTACCTTATTCACCTTTTCTTGCAAAGGTCAAACAAACAATACAACACAAGAGGTTGAAACGACTGAAACAATCAAAAAATCAATTGACCTATTTGACGCAGATGCGCTTTTAGAACGTGTTAAATATTTATCCTTAGATTCTCTAGAAGGCAGAAAAACTGGTACTAAAGGAGGATTAATAGCAAGAGAATATGTAGTATCTCAATTTAAAAAATATGGTATTGCGCCTTTATTAGAAGACTACACGCAACCGTTTAGTTTTGAAGGTCGTCGTGATAAAAAAACCTACGAAGGTGCTAATGTTTTAGGTCTTATTAAAGGCACTGAACATGCTGAGAAATATATTGTGATTTCGGCTCATTACGATCATATTGGTATAAATAATGGTGAAGTTTTTAATGGTGCTGATGATGATGCTTCTGGAACCAGTGCTATAATTGCCATGGCTGAATATTTTAAAAATAACCCACCAAAACATTCTGTGGTGATTGCAGCATTTGATGCTGAAGAAATGGGATTACAAGGAGCTAGTCACTTTGTGAAAACCAATACATTACCCAAAGAACAAATTGCCATGAATATTAATTTAGACATGGTTGGTCGTAACGATAATAACGAACTGTATGTGGTTGGAACTAATTTATATAAACAACTGCAACCAGCTATTGAAGGCTTGAAATTACCTGAAAATTTCAAACTTTCGGTAGGTCATGATGGATTAGATGGTAAACAAAGTTGGATATTCTCTTCCGATCATGGTCCATTTCACAGAGAAGAAATTCCATTTTTATATTTTGGTGTAGAAGACCATAAAGACTACCACAAACCAACCGACGATTTTGAAAACATCCAACCAGAATTTTACGCAAAAGCTGTAACTGCTGTGATTACTGTATTTGAAAAGTTAGATGAGATAAGTTTTTAA
- a CDS encoding M1 family aminopeptidase has translation MKIPKLLFLAVAFFIFGCKKELNNKIDYNISPISIEGKPMLKVNVTSNAELDGETTFLFFNDSWGEENLHNTIQSIKPLNIDSEVIVVKDSGWITIKHPKNIKTVNFEYIIKQDTEGDLTTNMIYRPVIQPAYFHVFAHSLFMIPLEYSNNKETTFDATLNWEKFPENYKLQNSFGTNERIQNLKNITESEFINSVFIGGDYRTYQLNINNNTVAFSTRGSWKVFKDSTMLQMLKKTITAQRDFWNDHSQQYFSVNLTPTIQEQGSSFQGSGLTNSFDCSASNNEHLQVEGLVYLFNHELLHNWLGHLIKNDNEEEQYWFSEGFTDYYTSKNISKFKIYDLDKSYYINKINEIIRLLYTSPVKESPNSDINYDNFWQSRDYEKLPYRRGALFAFYLDHKIKKDSQGKQSLDNLMLAIKEDAMYSNQKITHNYFVNKANGFLNDNIKPFFNKHIEEGKLFDLKTIFTDFKFEYDPSCSVFDLGFEFSEDKKSIKSVSIASKAYKAGLRQGDMVRSRSIYFGSTEHEAKFTIVRNGKEIDVKYYPVREANIPQLKNTKHNIELLTF, from the coding sequence ATGAAAATTCCAAAACTATTGTTTTTAGCAGTTGCATTTTTCATATTTGGATGCAAAAAAGAACTGAATAATAAAATCGACTATAATATATCACCCATTAGTATTGAAGGGAAACCAATGTTGAAAGTAAATGTAACCAGCAATGCAGAACTTGATGGTGAAACTACTTTTCTTTTTTTTAACGATTCTTGGGGAGAGGAAAATTTGCATAATACCATTCAATCTATAAAACCATTAAATATAGATTCAGAAGTAATAGTTGTAAAAGATAGTGGTTGGATTACTATAAAACACCCAAAAAATATTAAGACGGTCAATTTTGAGTATATCATTAAGCAAGATACAGAAGGTGATTTAACAACTAATATGATTTACAGACCAGTTATTCAACCTGCCTATTTTCATGTATTTGCCCATAGCCTCTTTATGATTCCCTTAGAATATTCGAACAATAAGGAAACAACTTTTGACGCTACATTAAATTGGGAAAAATTTCCTGAAAATTATAAACTTCAAAACAGTTTCGGAACTAATGAACGTATTCAAAATTTAAAAAACATAACTGAAAGCGAATTTATCAATTCGGTTTTTATTGGAGGCGATTATAGAACATATCAATTAAACATCAATAACAATACTGTAGCTTTTTCAACACGAGGTAGTTGGAAAGTATTCAAAGATTCTACAATGCTTCAAATGCTTAAAAAGACCATTACTGCACAACGTGATTTTTGGAATGACCATTCCCAGCAGTATTTTTCGGTTAACTTAACACCAACTATCCAGGAGCAAGGAAGCAGTTTTCAAGGTAGTGGACTCACAAATTCCTTTGATTGTTCTGCTTCAAATAATGAACATTTACAAGTGGAAGGATTGGTCTATTTGTTTAACCATGAACTACTACACAATTGGCTAGGACACTTAATTAAAAACGATAATGAAGAAGAGCAATATTGGTTTAGCGAAGGATTTACAGATTACTACACCAGTAAAAACATATCAAAATTTAAAATTTATGACCTCGACAAAAGCTACTATATAAATAAGATAAATGAAATTATAAGGTTGTTGTATACATCTCCTGTAAAAGAGTCTCCAAATAGCGATATAAATTATGACAATTTTTGGCAAAGTAGAGATTATGAAAAATTGCCGTACAGACGAGGTGCTTTATTCGCATTCTATTTAGATCATAAAATCAAGAAGGATTCCCAAGGAAAACAATCACTTGATAATTTAATGTTGGCTATAAAAGAAGACGCTATGTATTCTAATCAAAAAATCACTCATAATTATTTTGTCAATAAGGCAAATGGCTTTTTAAATGATAACATTAAACCATTTTTTAATAAGCATATTGAAGAAGGAAAACTCTTTGATCTTAAAACTATATTTACAGATTTTAAATTTGAATATGACCCAAGTTGTAGCGTTTTTGATTTAGGTTTTGAGTTTTCTGAAGATAAAAAAAGTATTAAATCTGTTAGCATAGCGTCTAAAGCTTATAAAGCTGGACTAAGGCAAGGTGATATGGTAAGAAGTAGGAGCATATACTTTGGATCAACAGAGCATGAAGCAAAATTTACAATAGTAAGAAATGGAAAAGAAATAGACGTAAAGTACTATCCTGTTAGAGAAGCCAATATTCCTCAGTTAAAAAACACAAAACATAATATTGAATTATTGACTTTCTAA
- a CDS encoding thioredoxin family protein, whose product MQRIVTILSLLFCLSLSYSQTYNQLVVDDKGKEKLLGKINREGLTSNSFKSWFDKNYDNYILNEKLINTIKDSLNDYTIMLFLGTWCGDSKREVPRFYKVLDAANFPEDQLEVIAVDRTPEAYKKSPTGEEKGLNIHRVPTFIFYKNGKEINRIVESPQATFEHDIKAIIEGKYTPKYVAANYIDGLIKQQGIDTLKTMETSLVSTLSEFVQGSRELNTFGYVRLRAKRFNEAIYVFDLNTKIFPYRDNVFDSLGEAYYESKNYSEALKSYKKVIEFSPKNENAMKMITKIEAIERTRR is encoded by the coding sequence ATGCAACGAATAGTTACTATTTTAAGTCTCCTTTTTTGCCTTTCGCTAAGTTATTCACAAACCTACAACCAATTAGTAGTCGATGATAAAGGCAAAGAAAAACTGCTTGGTAAAATTAATCGTGAGGGATTAACCTCAAACAGTTTTAAAAGTTGGTTTGATAAAAATTATGATAATTATATACTCAACGAAAAATTAATTAATACCATAAAAGACTCCCTTAACGATTATACAATAATGTTATTTCTGGGGACTTGGTGTGGCGATAGTAAACGTGAAGTACCACGCTTCTATAAAGTGCTAGATGCAGCAAATTTCCCTGAAGATCAACTTGAAGTCATTGCTGTAGATAGAACTCCAGAAGCGTATAAGAAAAGTCCAACAGGTGAAGAGAAAGGATTAAACATTCATAGAGTACCTACTTTTATTTTTTATAAAAATGGAAAAGAAATTAACCGAATTGTAGAATCACCGCAGGCTACTTTTGAGCATGATATTAAAGCTATTATAGAAGGTAAGTACACACCAAAATATGTAGCAGCCAATTATATTGATGGATTAATTAAACAACAAGGAATAGATACTTTAAAAACTATGGAAACATCTTTGGTGTCAACATTATCGGAATTTGTACAAGGAAGCAGAGAGTTAAATACTTTTGGCTATGTGAGATTAAGAGCGAAAAGATTTAATGAAGCTATTTACGTTTTTGATTTAAACACTAAGATTTTTCCTTATAGAGATAATGTTTTTGACAGCTTGGGAGAAGCTTATTACGAATCAAAAAATTATAGTGAAGCCTTAAAAAGTTATAAAAAGGTTATAGAATTTAGCCCCAAAAATGAGAATGCTATGAAGATGATTACGAAAATTGAAGCCATAGAAAGAACTAGAAGGTAG
- a CDS encoding alpha/beta hydrolase-fold protein, which translates to MKKYIFRIVTIIGLVLSNLCFSQTSNNEIVIGKSYTITSNSLKDERLVEVYLPESYSTTEAAYPVLYIFDGQMHFENGIAIQKSLQTPGVIPEMIVVGVMNEYPSRRDLGWSNKEVYHSFLEQELIPFVNENFRTNNERVLFGWEQGAFMATYMVLNKKPLFNGVILSNGGNATPEMLTEFVNSNAKETFYMYMVNSIKDIYTIQYSDKFFELIDKSTPSNLEFKYEKLNEETHETLPYLALFHGLKYFYHNYKTLDYSSFKEYEDLGGLPYLKKYFSERGRRFGFSTHIADETKNGLIWLAWNKDNFNYFKFFMTEFKDVLSTKRYDSAYWQNRFGQMYLKHKDLDTAIMYFSNGINTYGDSRELSQMYYGLSKAFAGKKQKRKAINNIKLAIKTAENKSEESLNDYKTYLAELR; encoded by the coding sequence ATGAAGAAATATATTTTTAGAATAGTTACAATTATTGGGTTAGTCCTTTCAAATTTATGCTTTTCGCAAACAAGTAATAATGAAATTGTAATTGGAAAAAGTTACACTATTACATCAAATAGTTTAAAAGACGAAAGACTTGTTGAAGTTTATTTACCTGAAAGCTATAGCACTACAGAGGCAGCATACCCTGTTTTATACATTTTTGATGGGCAAATGCATTTTGAAAATGGAATAGCCATTCAAAAATCACTACAGACTCCTGGAGTCATCCCAGAAATGATTGTTGTTGGTGTCATGAATGAGTACCCAAGTCGTAGAGATTTAGGTTGGAGTAACAAAGAAGTGTATCATTCTTTCTTAGAACAAGAGCTCATCCCATTTGTAAATGAAAATTTTAGAACTAATAACGAAAGGGTATTGTTTGGTTGGGAACAAGGCGCGTTTATGGCAACCTATATGGTATTAAACAAAAAACCATTATTTAACGGTGTTATACTATCCAATGGAGGAAATGCAACTCCAGAAATGTTAACTGAGTTTGTAAACTCAAATGCAAAAGAAACTTTTTATATGTATATGGTTAATTCTATTAAGGATATATATACCATTCAATATAGTGATAAATTTTTTGAATTGATTGATAAAAGTACACCTTCTAATCTTGAGTTTAAATATGAAAAGCTTAACGAAGAAACCCATGAAACCTTACCTTACTTAGCGCTATTTCATGGTTTAAAATACTTTTATCACAACTATAAAACATTAGATTATAGTAGTTTTAAAGAATATGAAGATTTAGGAGGCCTTCCTTATTTAAAAAAGTATTTTTCAGAAAGAGGACGTCGTTTTGGGTTTTCAACTCACATTGCCGACGAAACAAAGAACGGACTTATTTGGTTAGCATGGAATAAGGATAACTTCAATTACTTTAAATTTTTTATGACAGAATTTAAAGATGTTTTATCAACCAAAAGATACGATTCCGCTTATTGGCAAAACCGATTTGGACAAATGTATTTAAAGCACAAAGATTTGGATACGGCAATAATGTATTTTAGTAATGGCATAAACACTTATGGCGATTCAAGAGAACTGTCTCAAATGTATTATGGATTGAGCAAAGCTTTTGCAGGGAAAAAACAAAAAAGAAAAGCCATTAACAATATTAAGTTAGCAATAAAAACTGCAGAAAATAAATCAGAAGAAAGTTTAAATGATTATAAAACGTATCTAGCAGAACTAAGATAG
- a CDS encoding succinate dehydrogenase/fumarate reductase iron-sulfur subunit produces the protein MNLTLKIWRQKDASSKGQMVDYKVTDISEHMSFLEMMDVLNEQLVNSGDEPVAFDHDCREGICGMCSMYINGEAHGPDRGITTCQLHMRMFKDGDTITIEPFRAKAFPVIKDLVVDRMAFERIQQAGGYISVNTSGNTQDANAIPISKHAADEAMDAATCIGCGACVATCKNSSAMLFVGAKVSQYALLPQGQVEAADRVRNMVAQMDAEGFGNCTNTGACEVECPKGISLDTIARMNRELMKASLK, from the coding sequence ATGAATCTAACACTTAAAATTTGGAGACAAAAAGATGCCTCTTCTAAGGGTCAAATGGTCGATTATAAAGTCACTGATATTTCAGAGCACATGTCTTTTTTAGAGATGATGGATGTTTTAAATGAACAATTGGTTAATTCTGGTGATGAACCTGTAGCCTTCGATCACGATTGTCGTGAAGGTATTTGTGGGATGTGCTCTATGTATATTAACGGTGAAGCACATGGCCCAGATAGAGGTATTACAACTTGCCAATTACATATGCGTATGTTTAAAGATGGTGATACTATTACTATTGAACCGTTTAGAGCTAAAGCTTTCCCTGTAATAAAAGATTTAGTTGTAGATAGAATGGCTTTTGAGCGTATTCAACAAGCTGGTGGTTATATTTCAGTAAATACTTCTGGAAACACACAAGACGCAAATGCTATTCCTATTTCTAAACATGCTGCAGACGAAGCTATGGACGCTGCAACTTGTATTGGTTGTGGCGCTTGTGTAGCTACTTGCAAAAATTCATCTGCAATGTTGTTTGTAGGTGCAAAAGTAAGTCAATATGCTTTATTACCACAAGGACAAGTAGAAGCTGCAGATCGTGTTAGAAATATGGTAGCACAAATGGATGCTGAAGGTTTTGGAAATTGTACCAATACTGGAGCATGTGAAGTTGAATGTCCTAAAGGTATTTCATTGGATACTATTGCTCGAATGAATAGAGAGCTTATGAAGGCAAGTTTGAAATAA
- a CDS encoding DNA mismatch repair protein MutS, giving the protein MNSPIQFYNSQIVLFQNQIDTLKKKLLILSLSRVVIYLAGVMGIYHFFHNIPVAVVITIVAIGLFLFLVSKHTDAKAQRDLFKALLNINNEELEIAKGNFHKRFSGVQFQNAEHPYSLDIDLFGRGSFFQYLDRTAINEGTHTLADVLKANDITNIVNRQDAIKELSKKPEWRQLFTAKASLIETETPTNVIIDWLNNYQPFVPKIMRWLPYVFGILSVVIIAFSVLQVIPLHYMAYWLVFGIFIIGYVFKKVNMLSIHTSKIKDTFKQYSLLLDQIETETFTSSLLKEKQLQITSENTKASNIIKSFSKALDALDNRNNIFFIFLGNGFFLWDLIQSYKIEQWITKYAHKVEDWFEVVAFFDAYNSLSNFSFNHPEFEYPKIVENNTIINAKELGHPLLNKIKRVSSDLNINREQFFIVTGANMAGKSTFLRTVSLHIVMANVGLPICATSSEYSPIKLITSMRTSDSLTDNSSYFFSELTRLKFIVDTIKSEPYFIVLDEILKGTNSTDKALGSRKFVEKLVAGNATGIIATHDLSLCEIEKELDDVKNYYFDADIVNDELYFDYKFKKGICQNMNASFLLKKMEIV; this is encoded by the coding sequence ATGAATAGTCCTATTCAATTTTATAATTCTCAGATAGTACTATTCCAAAATCAAATAGATACTTTAAAAAAGAAGCTTTTGATTTTGAGTTTATCTAGAGTAGTTATTTATCTAGCTGGCGTTATGGGAATTTATCATTTTTTTCATAACATTCCAGTTGCTGTGGTCATTACCATTGTTGCTATTGGCTTGTTTTTATTTCTTGTGTCAAAACATACAGATGCCAAAGCGCAACGCGATTTATTCAAAGCCTTATTAAACATTAACAATGAAGAGTTAGAAATAGCTAAAGGTAATTTTCATAAACGGTTTAGTGGTGTTCAATTTCAAAACGCTGAGCATCCTTATAGTTTAGATATTGATTTATTTGGTCGTGGTTCATTTTTTCAATACCTCGATAGAACAGCTATTAATGAGGGAACTCATACACTTGCTGATGTATTAAAAGCTAACGATATTACCAACATAGTAAACAGACAAGACGCCATTAAGGAGCTTTCTAAAAAACCAGAATGGCGCCAACTATTTACTGCAAAAGCATCTTTAATAGAAACTGAAACTCCTACAAATGTTATTATTGATTGGTTAAACAATTATCAGCCTTTTGTTCCAAAAATAATGCGTTGGTTACCTTATGTTTTTGGTATACTTTCAGTGGTTATAATTGCTTTTAGTGTGTTGCAGGTTATTCCACTTCATTACATGGCTTATTGGTTAGTTTTTGGAATTTTTATTATTGGTTATGTGTTTAAGAAAGTAAACATGCTGTCCATACACACGTCTAAAATCAAGGACACCTTTAAGCAATATTCACTATTATTAGACCAGATAGAAACGGAAACTTTTACTTCATCATTACTTAAAGAAAAACAACTACAAATAACCTCTGAGAACACAAAAGCATCAAATATTATTAAATCATTTTCAAAAGCATTAGACGCATTAGATAATAGAAATAATATCTTTTTTATCTTTTTGGGAAATGGCTTTTTTCTTTGGGATTTAATCCAAAGCTATAAAATAGAACAATGGATAACCAAGTATGCCCACAAAGTAGAAGATTGGTTTGAAGTAGTCGCCTTTTTTGATGCTTACAATTCCTTAAGCAACTTTTCATTTAACCATCCAGAATTTGAATACCCAAAAATTGTAGAGAACAACACCATTATAAACGCTAAAGAGTTAGGACATCCTTTATTAAACAAAATTAAACGGGTTTCTAGTGATTTAAACATAAACAGAGAGCAATTCTTTATAGTAACAGGAGCTAATATGGCTGGAAAAAGCACTTTTTTAAGAACTGTATCTTTACATATTGTTATGGCTAATGTTGGATTACCTATTTGTGCAACATCCAGTGAATACTCACCTATTAAACTCATCACAAGTATGCGAACTAGCGATTCGTTGACTGACAATAGCTCGTATTTCTTTTCGGAGCTTACGCGACTTAAATTTATTGTAGACACAATTAAAAGCGAACCTTATTTTATTGTTTTAGATGAAATATTAAAAGGCACAAATAGTACCGACAAAGCTCTTGGTTCTAGAAAATTTGTAGAAAAATTAGTCGCTGGAAATGCTACAGGTATTATTGCTACGCACGACCTAAGTTTATGCGAAATTGAAAAAGAATTAGACGACGTAAAGAACTACTACTTTGATGCCGACATTGTTAATGATGAACTCTATTTTGACTATAAATTTAAAAAAGGGATTTGCCAGAATATGAACGCAAGTTTCCTCTTAAAGAAAATGGAGATTGTTTAA
- a CDS encoding fumarate reductase/succinate dehydrogenase flavoprotein subunit, protein MSVLNSKVPKGPIKDKWTTYKDKIDLVNPANKRHIDIIVVGTGLAGGSAAATLAELGYNVKAFCYQDSPRRAHSIAAQGGINAAKNYQGDGDSTYRLFYDTVKGGDYRSREANVYRLAEVSANIIDQCVAQGVPFARDYGGLLDNRSFGGVLVSRTFYAKGQTGQQLLLGAYSAMNRQIARGKIQMYNRHEMLDVVKVDGKARGIIARDLITGKIERHSAHAVVIASGGYGNVYFLSTNAMGSNATAAWKIHKKGAFFANPCYTQIHPTCIPRSGDYQSKLTLMSESLRNDGRIWVPKNMDDVMAIREGRKKPTDLSEDERDYYLERRYPAFGNLVPRDVASRAAKERCDAGYGVNATGEAVYLDFASAIERYGKEQAKLNHIENPTDAKIYELGQAIVEAKYGNLFQMYEKIVDENPYKTPMMIYPATHYTMGGIWVDYNLMTTVDGLYCIGEANFSDHGANRLGASALMQGLADGYFVLPYTIGDYLSDDIRTGPISTETKEFVDAEKEVTDRINFFMNNNGTKSVDHFHKRLGKVMWDKVGMARNEKGLKEAMAEIKAIREEFWKDVKVPGSANEMNPELEKAGRVADFLELGELFAKDALVRNESCGGHFREESVELDGEQKGEAKRNDKDFAFVSAWEYKGEPADAVLHKEELEFKDIELKQRSYK, encoded by the coding sequence ATGAGTGTTTTAAATTCAAAAGTACCTAAGGGTCCAATTAAAGATAAGTGGACAACTTATAAAGATAAAATAGATTTAGTAAATCCTGCTAACAAGCGTCATATAGACATTATTGTTGTTGGTACTGGTTTAGCTGGAGGTTCTGCTGCTGCAACATTAGCAGAATTAGGCTATAACGTAAAGGCATTTTGCTATCAAGATTCTCCAAGACGTGCGCACTCTATTGCTGCACAAGGCGGAATTAACGCAGCCAAAAACTATCAAGGTGATGGTGATTCAACATATAGATTGTTTTATGATACTGTAAAAGGTGGCGATTATCGCTCACGTGAAGCCAATGTATATCGTTTAGCTGAAGTATCAGCAAACATAATTGACCAATGTGTTGCGCAAGGTGTGCCTTTTGCACGTGATTATGGTGGATTGTTAGATAACCGTTCGTTTGGTGGTGTTTTAGTTTCTAGAACATTTTACGCTAAAGGGCAAACTGGGCAACAATTATTGCTTGGGGCTTATTCGGCAATGAATAGACAAATTGCTCGTGGAAAAATTCAAATGTACAACCGTCACGAAATGTTAGACGTTGTAAAAGTGGATGGAAAAGCTCGTGGAATTATTGCACGCGATTTAATTACTGGAAAAATAGAACGTCATTCAGCACATGCAGTAGTCATTGCATCTGGAGGTTATGGAAATGTGTATTTTTTATCAACCAATGCCATGGGAAGTAATGCCACAGCTGCTTGGAAAATCCATAAAAAAGGAGCTTTTTTTGCAAACCCTTGTTATACACAAATTCACCCAACCTGTATTCCGCGTTCAGGAGATTATCAGTCTAAACTAACGTTGATGTCTGAATCACTGCGTAATGATGGACGTATTTGGGTCCCAAAAAATATGGACGATGTCATGGCAATTCGAGAAGGTCGTAAAAAACCAACCGATTTGTCTGAAGATGAAAGAGATTATTACTTAGAGCGGCGTTATCCAGCTTTCGGTAATTTAGTACCACGCGATGTAGCTTCGAGAGCAGCTAAAGAACGTTGTGATGCTGGTTATGGTGTAAATGCCACTGGAGAAGCTGTGTATTTAGATTTTGCATCAGCTATTGAGCGTTATGGGAAAGAACAAGCTAAACTTAATCACATTGAGAACCCTACCGATGCTAAAATATACGAATTAGGTCAGGCAATTGTTGAAGCTAAATACGGAAACTTATTCCAAATGTATGAGAAAATTGTTGATGAGAATCCATACAAAACACCAATGATGATTTATCCTGCGACTCATTATACTATGGGAGGCATTTGGGTAGATTACAACTTAATGACCACTGTTGATGGGTTGTATTGTATTGGTGAAGCCAACTTCTCTGATCATGGGGCAAACAGACTTGGTGCTTCAGCATTAATGCAAGGATTAGCTGATGGTTATTTTGTACTACCTTATACTATTGGAGATTATTTGTCTGATGATATTAGAACAGGACCTATTTCTACAGAAACAAAAGAATTTGTGGATGCTGAAAAAGAAGTAACAGATAGAATTAACTTCTTTATGAATAACAACGGAACAAAATCTGTTGACCACTTCCATAAAAGACTTGGAAAAGTAATGTGGGACAAAGTTGGGATGGCTCGTAACGAAAAAGGGTTAAAAGAGGCTATGGCTGAAATTAAAGCTATTAGAGAAGAATTCTGGAAAGACGTAAAAGTTCCTGGAAGTGCTAACGAGATGAATCCAGAATTAGAAAAAGCTGGTCGTGTTGCAGATTTTCTTGAGCTAGGTGAGTTATTTGCTAAAGATGCTTTAGTAAGAAACGAATCTTGTGGTGGACACTTTAGAGAAGAATCTGTTGAATTAGATGGGGAACAAAAAGGTGAAGCGAAACGTAACGATAAAGATTTTGCGTTTGTATCTGCTTGGGAGTATAAAGGAGAACCTGCTGATGCAGTTTTACATAAAGAAGAATTAGAGTTTAAAGATATTGAACTAAAACAACGTAGTTATAAGTAA
- a CDS encoding four helix bundle protein, whose translation MDKIKTYKDLLVWQKGIEIVKETYLICKEIPNDELFGLQSQIKRSSISIPSNIAEGWGRNYTKNYIQFLKYSKGSLLELETQIIIAKELNFIATESFNKIQGLITEESKMLNAFIKSIEK comes from the coding sequence ATGGACAAAATTAAAACATATAAAGATTTACTTGTTTGGCAAAAAGGAATTGAAATTGTTAAAGAAACTTATCTAATATGTAAAGAAATTCCAAATGATGAGTTATTTGGATTACAGAGTCAAATTAAACGTTCATCAATATCTATCCCTTCTAATATAGCTGAAGGTTGGGGAAGAAATTACACTAAGAATTATATACAATTCTTAAAGTATTCGAAAGGCTCTCTATTAGAATTAGAAACTCAAATTATAATTGCAAAAGAGTTAAATTTTATTGCAACAGAAAGTTTTAATAAAATTCAAGGTTTAATTACCGAAGAAAGTAAAATGTTAAACGCCTTTATAAAATCAATAGAAAAATAA